Genomic window (Euleptes europaea isolate rEulEur1 chromosome 8, rEulEur1.hap1, whole genome shotgun sequence):
AGATAAGCTTACCAAGCACATGTAACATGTGCTTACCAAGCACATGTAACTTGCATAAATTAATGCATGCACTCCAGTTTATCCCCCCCTCCTTCTGGCCTCTTTGTTGCTTCCCTTTATGTCACAAGGTATATTGTAGCCTTTTTAGTGCAGCGTTCTTGCACTCTGCAAAGTGAAATATACATAGTGCTATGTTAATAGTTATCATActtaaataacagcccattcctgagggtgggggctgaatgggcttaggaggcggtgtgacacctatgccagcatccatgccacttgtgctgtgcaaactggcatggacgctggtgtagtgccacttatgctgccccccccccccgactgcagcagcagccgcaCGGCCCTATGACGCCAGCatagcctcccaccggtgtcgtCCTGGCGCAagtttaggcagcttcctaacccctttcgatCCGGGAAGGCCCCCTACAGCAACAGTGTTGCCtcgccacctttttgttggcgcagcatcgctgtttgctatggggcttcccccttttttcctaaattttattttttaaagtcccttctcccccctccttcgcagcagctgcaaaacctctttaggaggcgcCAAAGCGGCGCAACCGCCACACCGTCCCTGGCCGCTGtggctttgaggaatgggctgttaatgtacTTCGTGTACGTATCAAATTATGTATACCTCTTTCTCTAGTTGACCAATTTGGGGTTGCTTTACCTCTACCTCTGTCAATGCTGTTTGCCTTTTTTTGGCACCCTAGCAGAACAATCAAAGCTATTTTCTGGGCATATTTTTATTTGTTCGCTGAAGGAAAGAAGAGAATTGGGACCTCCACATTAGCTTTTCAAGGTTAAATACTAAATCAGACTGTTGCAAGGCCAAAGTCAAAGCAAATTAAAACAAGCGAGAGTCTTCTAATTGAAATCAGTGGCTTTGGATCAGAGCTCTAATTGATTAAATGATATTGTCTGTTCAATTAAACAGTCTGGTACTCTGAAGAATATACAAGGTTGTTCTGCAACTAGTCACGTACTAACAGTATGGTTCTAATATAGAAAACTAGGAGCAGTAACTGTGCAAGTATTCCATATTAGATTGTTTGAGAATCACTGTAAGGGTTTTGAAATCAATTTGGTAGTAACTTCTCAAAATTGCGTTTCTTCTAAATAAATTGGCTTCCaaaagatttacagtgcaatcttaaacagatttacagccttctaagcccattgaccttaATGGACATACACCcttataactctgtttaggtttgcactAGCATTGGTGAGGATTTGGACACAGGATTCAACAGTAGGTTTTAACTACATTTTAAATCTCAGAGTTTCAGTGCAAGAGGTAGAGGTTTTGCTGTCTGTTGCTTATCCCAGTGTTAATCCTTCACCATATACCAGTTAAATGCTTGTCAGTATGACGGGCTCAACTTTTTCCTTCCTGAAAGTGAATGGTTTTTTACTGACTTGTGTGTCCAAAGGTGACTGCAATTGGTGAGGGtcacaaatgtaaaaaaaaattagctgCACGCTCAGTCTCTTTCTTATCTCCCCTCGCTTGCACACTTTACTCTTCTATTTCCTGTTTAGTTCTAACCATAATTTGCTATATCATATGAATAAGAGAACTGTAGCTTGTGCTTGACCTCTGAACCAGAATCAGAAACCATGGTGTGAATAGATTTTTATTCTGATTTGGATCTGAAGCTGTAATCATTTCTTGCTGATTTGGGGTTAGATTATGCCAAATATTGCCACTGATGGAAcggggtgtattttttttttgccagttccAACCATCCCTGCAGACATTTGACTGCTTTCAGGCAATTATTGGGAATTCTTGGTCACTTGGGGGACagaatttcagggggcatttttggcctGCAAGCAGGAGAGGAAAGGTAAGAAAGCCCTTCAATCAATCAGCAGTAATTTTTGTTGGGATCCAGGCTTTGGCCATTACAACTCTGGTTAGCATTAAACACAAAATATAACTAGAAAGTGGAGTGGAGGGCAGAAAAGGAGGGAAGACATGAACCTCAGGAATAATTACTTAGCGAAATGATGATGAATACAATGAGGAATATAAATAAATTTACAAAAGAAACATTTCATATGAGTTAAcaataaaaaatactaattttgatAGAATTGCTTGTTAACCGTCCTTTTAAGTTTATACTTCGTTATACATCTCTTAAGTACCTTCCTTTTCATAGAACGTGCCTTATAtgttatttgtttgcttgtttacaGGATATGGGTCTTGAAGTTAAGTGAGACTGGATAAGACACATCAATGAAGCCGTTTCTGAACTATATGTTTTAGGGGCAGAACTCCAAAAGTGTCAAGCAACCAGACTTTCATGATGAAGAAAATTAGTCTGAAGACCATTCGTAAGTCTTTTAATTTAAATAAAAGCAAAGATGATAGTGACTTTGTTGTGGTTACGCAACCATCGCTAAGTGATTTTGGAAAAGACGACTCCTTGTTTGGTAGCTGCTATGGTAAAGATTTGGCTAGCTGTGACGTCAACAGCGAAGATGAAAAAGGTGGCAAAAACCGCTCAAAGAGTGAAAGCTTAATGGGTACTTTGAAACGAAGACTTTCAGCAAAGCAGAAGCAGAAGGGCAAAGGCAGCACACCTTCTGTTAGCTCAGCTGATGATGACacattttcttcctcctctgccccGATAAACTTCAAAGATGTGAGAGCTCAAAGACCTCTTCGATCCACCTCCCTCCGTAATCACCATTATAGTCCAACTCCATGGCCCCTCCGTCCAACAAACTCAGAAGAGACATGCATAAAAATGGAAGTGAAAGTAAAGGCCTTGGTTCATTCCTCAAATCCAAGCCCTGCACTGAATGGTGTTCGCAAAGATTTCCACGACTTGCAGTCAGACAGTGCGTTCCAGGAACAAAACAATGCATTAAAAAGTACAGAATCTCAAAATGGAGACTTGCATCTTCATATTGATGAACATGTGCCTGTAGTTATTGGACTTATGCCTCAGGACTACATTCAGTATACTGTGCCTTTAGATGAGGGAATGTATCCTTTGGAAGGATCACAAAGTTACTGTTTGGATAGTTCTTCGCCCATGGAGGTGTCGACAGTCTCTTCTCAAATGGGTGGGAGTGCATTTCATGAAGAAGAGGGGACAGTGGGTCAAGATGTAGTAGTTGCTCCGGATATCTTTGTGGACCAGGCAGTGAGCGGCTTGTTGATTGGTACCACAGGAGTCATGCTGCAAAGTCCAAGAGTGAGTCACAGTGATGTTCCTCCACTCTCTCCGTTGCTACCTCCAATACAGAATAATCACATCCAAAGGAACTATAATGGCCTAAGTGGCACAGATGTCCATGTGGCTGAAAGTATGCGCTGTCATTTGAATTTCGACCCTAACACCGCACCTGGAGTTGGAAGAGTGTATGATTCTGTACAAAACAGTGGTCCCATGGTTGTGACTAGCCTCACGGAAGAACTGAAAAAACTTGCAAGGCAAGGATGGTACTGGGGCCCTATTACACGATGGGAAGCAGAAGGCAAACTGGCCAATGTACCCGATGGTTCGTTTCTTGTACGGGACAGCTCTGATGACCGCTATCTTTTAAGTCTGAGCTTTCGCTCCCATGGTAAAACTCTTCATACTAGAATTGAGCATTCAAATGGTAGATTTAGCTTTTACGAACAGCCAGATGTGGAGGGACATACTTCTATAGTCGATCTAATTGAACATTCGATCAGGGACTCTGAAAATGGAGCATTTTGCTATTCAAGGTCTCGGTTGCCTGGATCTACGACATACCCAGTCAGACTGACCAATCCAGTGTCTCGGTTTATGCAGGTGCGCTCTTTGCAGTATCTGTGCCGCTTTGTTATACGTCAGTATACCAGAATAGATCTGATTCAAAAACTGCCGTTGCCAAACAAAATGAAGGATTATTTACAAGAAAAGCACTACTGAAGGCTATGGGAACCTTGCATCTTGCACTTTGGGAACAAAATATTAAAGGAGAGATACTGAAAAATCGTTTACAAACTTTAATTGCTATCTTTTGCTGCCATAATTTCATTTTTTTGTGCATAAAGAAGGGtaatgcatttttatttgtttaatgggtgatctggtttttttaaaatgatgatctcaaggtttttttaaagagtgaaaTTAATAATCTTTCACTCATCTTGCAAAATAAATCACAATGTGAAGTATAAAACGTTTCTTAAAATTCCCCATCTCCTTTGCTGCTAATCCACTGTGATTTTTATGCATTCAAAGCACATTTCATGTGTTTTCAACCATAAGTTAAAGTTGAAACTTGATGAAATATGTTTTGTCAACTTCAAATggcctgctttgttgttgttgttttttaaattaaaaaagtgTGGATAAAACATGCTGGTATAAGAAAGTAGAGAATTTAGATGAATGCTAAAAATTATTTTCCAGTACCCTAATCAAAACCCATGAATTTAACTGTGGGCTGAAGGGAATGTGTGATACAAGACAGTTATGCAACGTAATCATTTGAAAGCCTCCTTTCTCCTAAACAGTTTCAAAGATTGTagatattattttgtttttgtttttaactatttCATTTTTTCCTAGTTTTAAAAATGGCCTTTCAAAACAGTGTTGGAAAAATAGATAATTGACATTTTCATGTTAGTATTTTGTATTTTAGACAAAGGCTAAATGTAAATTAAGACCATTGGTAAAAATGATTCTCTGTAGAGACTATAATTTGGACTAAGTTTAGTAACACACAGAAAGCAAAATGAGAGCGTTTCAATATCGTAAGTTTCCCTTATCTCATGTAGTACTACAGAATTATCACATGATCTAGCCATGTTAAGTGTTCAGGTTCTATTGATATAATCGGGAGTGTTTCGCTCACATTCAAATCAGTGGAACTTAGAAATTCTTCAATTTGGATCATGTCCTTAGTTTTAAATGTATTTCTCCTTTGCATCTTTTAGCATTCATTTTAATCTGTGGAGGTGGAAAAATTATCCCTAATTATGCTTTCTGAAAACATTGCATGTTTTAAAATTAGGGATGGATTGATTGTATTGTCGCATAATCACCATAGGAAATGTTTCAGCATGTTACCAGTTTTCATTTCTGTATTACTCAtatttaagggggaaaaaagaaatttaGTTCCATTTGCAGTATTTGTATACCTGGCACATGAAAATCTACTAGAAGCTTCTCCTGTATGACCCATTAGGATT
Coding sequences:
- the SOCS6 gene encoding suppressor of cytokine signaling 6 gives rise to the protein MMKKISLKTIRKSFNLNKSKDDSDFVVVTQPSLSDFGKDDSLFGSCYGKDLASCDVNSEDEKGGKNRSKSESLMGTLKRRLSAKQKQKGKGSTPSVSSADDDTFSSSSAPINFKDVRAQRPLRSTSLRNHHYSPTPWPLRPTNSEETCIKMEVKVKALVHSSNPSPALNGVRKDFHDLQSDSAFQEQNNALKSTESQNGDLHLHIDEHVPVVIGLMPQDYIQYTVPLDEGMYPLEGSQSYCLDSSSPMEVSTVSSQMGGSAFHEEEGTVGQDVVVAPDIFVDQAVSGLLIGTTGVMLQSPRVSHSDVPPLSPLLPPIQNNHIQRNYNGLSGTDVHVAESMRCHLNFDPNTAPGVGRVYDSVQNSGPMVVTSLTEELKKLARQGWYWGPITRWEAEGKLANVPDGSFLVRDSSDDRYLLSLSFRSHGKTLHTRIEHSNGRFSFYEQPDVEGHTSIVDLIEHSIRDSENGAFCYSRSRLPGSTTYPVRLTNPVSRFMQVRSLQYLCRFVIRQYTRIDLIQKLPLPNKMKDYLQEKHY